GTGCAGCGAATCCTTTCCTGCATCTGACTTCTAACCTCCATTTGGGACCCTGAGACAATTACACCCCATTACAGAGGCCGACTCCCAGCTGCCTCGGATATTATAGAGGAAAACTTTGTTAAAAGGAGGAAACAGCACAGGTCCTGCCCCGTTAAGCAATATGTCAGTTTAGTAACAATTCATGAGTCTGATTTCATCACTGCGGATATTCTCTGAACCAAAGTCAGTCACAATCCATCCATCCCTTAGGAGCTGGTCTTTTGGAGCTTCTGTGGACAAAAACCCATCCCCTTTATCAGTGAAATCAAAGTCTGTcccaaagggaaggagaagagggaaaagaaagtgagaaagaaaggaatgatggGAAAGAGATGGAGGCTAGAAAGAGAagagtgaagaaaaacaaaaagaagaaagctggattaaaaaaggaagggagCAAGAATCAGAGCCAGGGGGACTTTACATTTGTACTTGAACTAGGCAGAGTCATTACTAAGAATGGCTCTCCCTGGGACAAGCCTTTGGGGCGGGGGACCATGGGTATGGGATGGATACCCCATACTCTTTCAGAATTAGCCACTTTACCAACTTGTTGGCTGCCTTTCCTTGTTACAAGGAAAGCTTAACTGAGACCAGAGGTGGGATTATACTGTGACTGTGATGTCAAAACAAAAGCTGGAAATTAAGTTTTCTTAAAGTTCCCTACAGGCCAAGTGACCCTTCTCATAAGCCTCAGCCTAGCGTGCATGGCCTTCCAGACCTTGGAGGGGGAGACTTCTCTGCCTGGGTTCCTGCTCCCAAGCCTGGAACCTGAGGGCCAACATCCCCACCTAGTGGATGGGAAGGCAACCCATCTTCACACtagtcttttttcttcctttaaaaaatgtaattttttaaaaaagatttttcttgacAGCTGGTGCTTTTTATCCCAGTTATTTCCCACATATCACTGCCTCCCTTGTAAGCCCAGTAAACAAAGGCCCACCCATTCTCCTACAGCGCCTCCAACAGGCCTCTCCCACAACCCAGTTTTATCACCAGTGACCAAGAGTGATCAATGACCAGTGACCAAGAGTGGCCAGTGTGCTGGAGCAGAGCTGGGATGTCCCCTGGAACGTAGAGTCTTCACCACTTCTAGGAGCTAGGGGTAGAGAAGGAGTCAAGATGGAGATGGGAGAGGAACGAGGATGATCTAGGTCTGCCCAGATGCCCATGGGACTGGCACTCCAAGGAATTCCTGCCATTGTGGCACTCAGGGGCATTTGACAAGGAGCCAGAGACCCCCTCAGACACCATTGCAGAACCATGAAGCACTGGGGCTTTTTCTATCGTGTATGACTGAccattcctctctcttttcccttaatCTCCCTTTGGCTTTCAGTTTGGGatgttttgtttcattctttggcCAAGCTAGGATCTAGGACCTCCACCATCTTTGATGGAGAGGTGAAGAACAGAATACACCAGGAGGCAGGAGGTCTGGGTGGGTCCCTGCTCTGATTCCCTTTGTGACATTGGACGATccacttcctctctctctctggaccTTGGCTTTCTTCCTGACCAAGTGGGATAGAAAAGCGGGGTTCGATTTAAAGAGCAAAAGGACTCCACAGTCACCTGTTACAGTATTTCCATATGTAAAATGtggaagctgaggcccagagtAAGTGACCTCCCACTCTAATTCTTCTGAGCTATGGGTCAATTCTGTTCAATGTTCAACtaaaatcatttttagtcatgtgaaaaaattctccaaatcactattgattagagaaatgcaaattaagacaactctgagataccactacacacctgtcagattggctaagatgacaggaaaagataatgaccaatgttgggaggggatgtgggaaaactgggacactgatacattgttggtggaactgtgaagtgatccaaccattctggaggccATCTGGAACAAAGCCCAAAGAGGCTAAAataactgtgtatacctttttgatccagcagtgtctctactaggtctgaatcccaaagagatcataaaagagggaaaagaacccatttgtgcaaaaatgtttgtgcaactgatgctgaatgaagcgagcagaaccaagagaacattgtacccaatGAGACCGATCGCCTgtggtggacatggctcttctcaacaatgtggtgattcaaggcaattccaatagacttgggataggaaatgctatccacatccagagaaagaactgctcTGAGCAAGATGTTtatatgcataaaacaaaatgtatcagattaccaaaaaatttttaaaaggatatacaAACATGCTTATCAAAATATAGCCTGCTATGTGCTGGATGCCAGAATGACCAAAACACTTCATTGacaaaggaagcatttattaatcatctactgtGTACTTACACTGTCCCCTAAGGAGTGCATATTCCAAAGTGAGCGGGAACAGGAGGGGAGAACTTTAGCTGAACAGCACTGAGCTGTTGGGATGGGAGAGCTGTGGGTAAGACTGTTCAGGATTTAGGGGAAGGAAGCTCTCTCTGGCTGCTGGGCCATGAGGACAGGAAATGAGAAGTGTGGGCTGCCGGGTACAGGGGAGGCAGGGGAGCCGTGCTGCGGAAGGTCCAAGATGAGCAGAAGCAGCACGTGCAGGCAGTGCAGATGCAGGCCGGGGGCTTCTGGACGAAGGGGCGATGAAGGGCTGCCGAGGAATAAGTAACTCATACTGGGAGGTTGTTCAATCGCTGGGCTGAATTAAGGCCATGCAGATTtggagccatgtgaccatggCAGTGGTGCGGGagcagagaaaatgaagaagaaatccaTGGCAGCCCAAGGGTCCTCAGGTCACCAGGAAATGACAGCCTGTGGCTGGGACCAGAGGGAGTCTGCCAAGGAGCCAGCAGTCAGAGTGCAAGACGAGCAGCCTGGCCCATCGCCCCCAACCTTGCTGGTCTTCTCGATCGTCATTCCTCACTAAGGAGAGCAAAGTCAGCCCCGTCGGGAGAGCCTTGGAAGGGGAGGCCGGACACCCCTCCATCTCTGTCGGCAGCTTTAGCCTCACAGTCACGCGTGTCTCTCTCTGCTTCCGGAGGGGAAGGCATGGGAAAGAGACTTCCGATGCCTGAGGTGGAGTGCTGGAGCAGAATGCCCAGAGCCTTCTCGTAATGCTCCATGGCCAGCAGCTCCTCTTCGTTCTGTTTGGCCAAGAAGCCCAGCAGCCGCCAGCCCTGCAAGGAGGACGGCTTTTGGTCTCCCTGGTGAGCCGCCAACTCTTGCAGTTTGGACATCATTCTCTCATATTCAACGGATTTTTCTTGTATCTTCACACCTTCCAAATAATGGTGGATGGCAATGTCCTCTTGGCCCCGGAAAATCTCCTGGAAGCTCCCATAACGCTGGTGGAGCTGCTGTTTCTCCCCATCCGTGAGATGCTTCATCCCCAGGACCTTCTGGAAGATGGCTTCCGCCTTCTCCTGCTGGCCAAGCACCGCATACATGGAAGCGAGGTCGGAGTACATGTTGGGGTAGCAGCCGCTCTCCCGCACGGCTTTCTCCATGTACTCCAGGGCCAGGTTCCTCAGCTCCAGCATCTTCTCTCGGGTCCCGGCGTCCTTCGGCTGTTGCAGGAATTGGTTGGCCAGGATCCGATAGCAGCAGCCGATCTGATGGTAGAGCGAGCTGGTGGGGGGCTGGCATTCCAACACCTTCTCAAAGAGGTCCAGGGCTTTGTCCACAGACCCGCGCTTCCGGTAGAATTTGGCGGCCAGCCGCAGGACACCTGGACACGGGGCTCCTTCTAAGGCTTCTTCCACTAACTGTTCTCCCGCAGCCTCGTCCTTCATTTTCTGGAGTTTCAAGGCCAGGACCACCTTGAGGTAAGCGTTGCCAGGATCCAGCGCGAGGGCCTGCCTCAGGAGGTCAGGAGACTGGAACTTCCAGGCTCTGGCAGCCTCCTCCTGAACACAGGTGGCCATAGTCAGACCCACCTGAAGCTCCAGGCTGCCCGGCTTCTTCTCCAAGGCCCTCTCGAAACAGGCCTTGGCGCGGTGCGCGTAGGGACTGCCGCACTTGAGCCTGGTCCAGCCTTCCTCACAGTCCATCTCCGGACAGTCGATTCTGTACGGGCTGGCCAATCTCCTGCACGTCTGTGCGACCTTGTCCAAGTAGGCCCGTGACTCCTCCCGCCGGCCCAGGTGGTAGTAGAGCCAGGCGTAGCTGCCCCAAGTGACCAAGTTCCTGACTTGGGCCTGGCCTGGGTGCTCCTGCAGGGTCAGCTCCTCCGCTTGCCTGAGGCAGCTCAGGGCCTCCTGGTCGCGCCCCTGCAGGTGCTTTAGGTAGGCCAGGAGGTTGTAGCCGGACGCTTTGTTCTGTGGGAAGTGAAACCCAAGGCCATTCCTGATCTTCTCCTCTAGGTTCTCGAACATGCTCTCCTCCTTGAATAAATGCCACGTAAAGGGACAGCTCAGCTGCTGCAGGGCGGCTTCCAGAGATTCTTCAGGTGCCTCACTGCGGGGGTGGGAAAAAAGAGGGTCACACTCTGCGAGAGAGCCCACCCACCGTCACTTCTGGCTTCCCCCACCTGCCCACCCACTAACTTCCCTAGAACAAGCAAAACAACAATAGCTCTTTGGCTACTGGCTCACTTGATCCTCATGTGGGTGCTGtaattaatctatttttccaagagaagaaactgaggctgagggaactAATAAGTTTCCGACAGAGAATTTGAACCCGGGCCTTCCCGAACAAAAGATGAACGACAATAACGACGCTATTTCCTGGCTGGGTGAGCCTGTTCAAGTCCCTGAATTTCTCTGAACCTCGGTTTCTTCATGTGGAAAATGACGAGACTGAACAGAATGGTTTTtaatgtcccttccagcttttCTAGGATCATTTCATTTCTTAAGAGTCAAGCATGGCTGCCCGTGATCTGAAGGATGACACGCCAATTCCTCCCCCTGCCATTCAGACTGAAAGGTGGTCCCGGCCTCCCTTTCCAAACATTTCCAGGGTCCTCACCGGGCTGGTCTACTCCAAAGGGCCCAACACCCACCATGACCAGCACTTGCTGTCCCTCTCTACCTCTGTCACTGGAGGTTACAAGGAGAACTGTCACCATGAATGAGTTTTGACAAAAGCAGATGAATGGAGCTGCGGTGACTTTTCCAAGATGACCCATTTCCCAGGGTGATTTGTCATTTGAGCCCACTGTGTCTGATTCCAGTGACAGGAACCAGCAACCCTGGGGTGATGGATAAGGGAGCCTGAATCACAATCCTATCCCTCTTaaatactttcctcacaacaacccagagaAGGAGGCACTTCTagtatcatccccattttacagattaggagacTGAGGCTTGGGTCAGAGGGAAGCATGAGTCACTTTTAAACACTTTTCTCATTAAAATCCAGAGAAGGAGGCACTTCTagtatcattatctccattttacagattaggagacTGAGGCTTGGGTGAGAGGGGAGCATCAATCACATTCCTAACACTCTTTAAACACTTTCctcaccaaaacaaaaacaaaaacaaaaaaacagagactTCTAgtgtcattatccccattttacagattaggaaactgaggcttgggtcAGAGGGGAGCATCAACCACTTTTAAACACTTTTCTCATTAAAATCCAGAGAAGGAGGCACTTCtagtatcattatccccattttacagattagggaaactgaggcttggttGATAGGGGAGCATCAATCACATTCCTAACACTTTAAACACTTTCctcaccaaaacaaaaacaaaaacaaaaaaacagagactTCTAGTGtcatttatccccattttacagattaggaaactgaagcttggGTGAGAGGGGAGCATCAATCACTTTTAAACACTTTCCTCATTAAAATCCAGAGAAGGAGGCACTTCTAGTGtcgttatccccattttacagattaggaaactgaggcttggggaGAATGCGATTTGCCCAAAGTGGCCCCTCTAAAAAGCAAAGCTAGAATTGCTCCCCCTGCTCCCCTGACCCCCGATCCAGCGTCTAAGAGAAACCGGGAACTGGGAGCTTTAAATTTCCGAGCGACAGGAGAGAAATAACCCGCGGGGGATTTACCTCATGTCTGCGGGCGGCGCGGGCCGGGAGCGGGCCGGGCGCGGGCTGGGCTGGCGGGACGGGAGGCCTCGGCTCTGGGCGGGCGGCGGCGCTGCCGGGGATGCTCCTCCGCCTCCCAGCCCGGCCTTTAAATACATACTCGCCCCGGGGAGACTTTCGCTTTCTCAAAGTCTTAGTCACCAGAAATGGAAACCGAAAAGGAAACCCGCCGCGCTCCTCAAagtcaggaaaaggaaaaggaaaccgGCGCTTTCTGCAGCCCAGCTCCCGGCCCCGCCCTGCCGAGCCTGCCCCTCCCGAGGGTCCTGGCCCCCCAGCGGCGCTTAAGGTTAAAATGCTTAAATGTTAAAAGACGAAACACCACAAAATGAATTGAGTGAAAACatcaaaattaaacattaataGCAAGACATAgaaacatctcaaactcaaagGGAAATAGGGAGTCAGGGAGAAAGGACAAAGATTTAAGAGCATTTAAAGGCgttaagaggaagggaaggagtcaCAAGCTCCCCAAACCTTTCATTGCTGACAAGGAGAAAGGGAAACTCTTTCTTACATACATAGAGGAGAAGCTTATCCCTCAACATGTTCCTGATTTCCAGCTGTTTTC
The DNA window shown above is from Sminthopsis crassicaudata isolate SCR6 chromosome 2, ASM4859323v1, whole genome shotgun sequence and carries:
- the LOC141559065 gene encoding interferon-induced protein with tetratricopeptide repeats 3-like isoform X2, translating into MGEPGCEAPEESLEAALQQLSCPFTWHLFKEESMFENLEEKIRNGLGFHFPQNKASGYNLLAYLKHLQGRDQEALSCLRQAEELTLQEHPGQAQVRNLVTWGSYAWLYYHLGRREESRAYLDKVAQTCRRLASPYRIDCPEMDCEEGWTRLKCGSPYAHRAKACFERALEKKPGSLELQVGLTMATCVQEEAARAWKFQSPDLLRQALALDPGNAYLKVVLALKLQKMKDEAAGEQLVEEALEGAPCPGVLRLAAKFYRKRGSVDKALDLFEKVLECQPPTSSLYHQIGCCYRILANQFLQQPKDAGTREKMLELRNLALEYMEKAVRESGCYPNMYSDLASMYAVLGQQEKAEAIFQKVLGMKHLTDGEKQQLHQRYGSFQEIFRGQEDIAIHHYLEGVKIQEKSVEYERMMSKLQELAAHQGDQKPSSLQGWRLLGFLAKQNEEELLAMEHYEKALGILLQHSTSGIGSLFPMPSPPEAERDTRDCEAKAADRDGGVSGLPFQGSPDGADFALLSEE
- the LOC141559065 gene encoding interferon-induced protein with tetratricopeptide repeats 3-like isoform X1 — translated: MYLKAGLGGGGASPAAPPPAQSRGLPSRQPSPRPARSRPAPPADMSEAPEESLEAALQQLSCPFTWHLFKEESMFENLEEKIRNGLGFHFPQNKASGYNLLAYLKHLQGRDQEALSCLRQAEELTLQEHPGQAQVRNLVTWGSYAWLYYHLGRREESRAYLDKVAQTCRRLASPYRIDCPEMDCEEGWTRLKCGSPYAHRAKACFERALEKKPGSLELQVGLTMATCVQEEAARAWKFQSPDLLRQALALDPGNAYLKVVLALKLQKMKDEAAGEQLVEEALEGAPCPGVLRLAAKFYRKRGSVDKALDLFEKVLECQPPTSSLYHQIGCCYRILANQFLQQPKDAGTREKMLELRNLALEYMEKAVRESGCYPNMYSDLASMYAVLGQQEKAEAIFQKVLGMKHLTDGEKQQLHQRYGSFQEIFRGQEDIAIHHYLEGVKIQEKSVEYERMMSKLQELAAHQGDQKPSSLQGWRLLGFLAKQNEEELLAMEHYEKALGILLQHSTSGIGSLFPMPSPPEAERDTRDCEAKAADRDGGVSGLPFQGSPDGADFALLSEE